Genomic DNA from Synechococcus sp. UW179A:
ACGACCTCAATTTGACCTCCCGAGAGGTGAAGCGAAATCTTGTAGCGGCGCGGACTGCGTGTCATCAGCGAACCGTACAGGCCCAGGGGGAAAGCGCCCTCCCAGCAGCCACATAAAGCGGGTGACGCGGTTGACCGCTGCGGGTGGTACCGATCACCAGTGGAGGAGCCCCATGACATCTCACAGCCAGAGCCCTGGTGAGCATCTGGACCACTTGCTGGTCGCGGAGATGCAGGGAGCCCAGCGCACCCCAGCCCAACCACAGGTCGCAGGCCGGTGAGCGGGACCATGTCTCAAACCAGCTATTCAGTACTCGATTGGAGTTTGGCCCCACAGGATCAACGCAATGACGCAAAGCCTTTGGAGATGGAGAGATCTTCCCGAACAAATTGAGGACCACCAGCTGGTGGTAGCTCCAATCGCGCGCGAAACCCTGCAGACGTTTCAGCGTGGGGTCGTCACGACAACCATCGGCCAGAGAAGGATTGAGGCCGACAAACAGGAGAACCTTGAAGGGATGATGCGGAGACGGCCTGAGAATTGGACGACGCAGCATCCAGCGATAACGCCCGCAGGGACTGAAGGCGGCATCAGCCGTTGAGTAAGGCAAGGGCAGCTTCAAGAATCCTGCCGCTGGCGCGACCATCTCCAAAGGGGTTCACAGCCCTGGCCATCTGCTCATAGGCCATCGGATCGTCGAGGAGGCGTGAGGCCTCACGGGAGATTGAATCACTATCCGTTCCAACCAACAAGGCAGTACCGGATTCCACAGCCTCAGGTCGTTCAGTCGTGCGACGCAGCACCAAGACTGGCTTCCCCAGCGCGGGAGCTTCCTCTTGAAGACCTCCGGAATCCGTGAGCAGCAGGGTGCACCCTTTCATCGCAGCGACCAGTCGGTCATAGTCAAGGGGCTCGGTGAGGACGACCCTGGGATGGTCGCCGAGCAAAGCACGAAGAGGCTCCCGAACTGTTGGATTGCGATGCAGAGGCAGCAGCAGCACGACTTCAGGATGGCCTTCAAGAACCTGAAGCATGCCCGCCGCGATGCTGTTCAGTCGCTCTCCCCAATTTTCACGCCGGTGGACCGTGGCCAAAATCACACGCTGGTTGGTCCAATCGACGGGCAGATCAGAAAGAGCAGGGGCCTGCTCAGCCATATGCAGGAGCGCATCGATAACAGTGTTGCCAGTGACCATCACACGGCCGACCACACCAGAGGCGTTCAGGTTGGCTTCAGAGCGCTTGGTGGGAGCGAAATGCAGCTGGGAAACCTGGGAGATCAGACGGCGGTTGGCCTCTTCTGGGAATGGGTCTAGAAGATTGTCCGTTCGCAGACCGGCCTCCACATGGCCAACGGGAATCTGCTCATAAAAGGCAGCCAGGGCAGCGGCGAAGGCCGTGGTGGTGTCTCCCTGCACCAGCACTAAGCCGGGGGGAAAAGCCTGGAAGTCATCGCGCAAGCCCTGAAGCGCTGCGCAGGTGACATGGGTGAGGGTCTGGCGCGGCGCCATCAGATCAAGATCGTGATCAGCCTTTAACGCAAAGAGATCCATCACCTGAGTGACCATCTCTCGATGCTGTCCAGTCAGAACAACCCTTGTTTCGAGCGCTGAACAAGCCTGGAATTCCTGGATGACGGGTGCAAGCTTGATGGCTTCCGGGCGGGTGCCAAGGACAATGGTGACGCGGGGCCTGGCAGCCATAAACCGAGAATTGATTGCGAGATCCTAAGCGCGCTTCACTCAGCTCTCTTGAAGCGTTCACTTGCCAACAGCACAGTTGTGGCGAAGCTGAGCAAAGACGTCCGAAACTTGCGTGAGCCAGCCGATCTTTCCACCGGGCTTTCCCACCGGGGCCGTCTCCTCACCAGGACATCCATCACCAACCGCCGCTGCAAGCAGCGAAGGACAGGAGGAGTCCCCCAGCTTGGAACAGATCGTGCGCATCGCCCATGAAAAGGGGCATTCAGACGTTCATCTTGGCGTCGGTGAAGTTCCCCGATACCGGGCCCGTGGCGAGATGCTGACGACGGAGTGGCCCTGCACAACTCAGCAAACCTTCCAGCGCTGGCTGAGAGAAATCCTGACTCCCCAGCAGATCGATGATTTCCATCAGA
This window encodes:
- a CDS encoding DUF1643 domain-containing protein — encoded protein: MVAPAAGFLKLPLPYSTADAAFSPCGRYRWMLRRPILRPSPHHPFKVLLFVGLNPSLADGCRDDPTLKRLQGFARDWSYHQLVVLNLFGKISPSPKALRHCVDPVGPNSNRVLNSWFETWSRSPACDLWLGWGALGSLHLRDQQVVQMLTRALAVRCHGAPPLVIGTTRSGQPRHPLYVAAGRALSPWACTVR
- the wecB gene encoding non-hydrolyzing UDP-N-acetylglucosamine 2-epimerase; the protein is MAARPRVTIVLGTRPEAIKLAPVIQEFQACSALETRVVLTGQHREMVTQVMDLFALKADHDLDLMAPRQTLTHVTCAALQGLRDDFQAFPPGLVLVQGDTTTAFAAALAAFYEQIPVGHVEAGLRTDNLLDPFPEEANRRLISQVSQLHFAPTKRSEANLNASGVVGRVMVTGNTVIDALLHMAEQAPALSDLPVDWTNQRVILATVHRRENWGERLNSIAAGMLQVLEGHPEVVLLLPLHRNPTVREPLRALLGDHPRVVLTEPLDYDRLVAAMKGCTLLLTDSGGLQEEAPALGKPVLVLRRTTERPEAVESGTALLVGTDSDSISREASRLLDDPMAYEQMARAVNPFGDGRASGRILEAALALLNG